In one window of Paenarthrobacter nicotinovorans DNA:
- a CDS encoding HGxxPAAW family protein: MSKTTVSANQTESTMASHADAIGHGNSPAAWTCVIVMLVGALISSIAFVIASTPIFVGGLVVMVIGLIVGLVMRKAGYGVGGSKLQNNGH; the protein is encoded by the coding sequence ATGAGCAAAACCACAGTGTCCGCAAACCAAACTGAATCCACCATGGCCAGCCACGCTGACGCCATCGGTCACGGAAACAGCCCGGCTGCCTGGACCTGCGTGATTGTCATGCTGGTTGGTGCCTTGATTTCCTCCATCGCTTTCGTCATCGCCAGCACCCCGATCTTCGTCGGCGGCCTGGTTGTCATGGTTATCGGCCTGATTGTTGGCCTGGTTATGCGCAAGGCGGGCTACGGAGTGGGCGGCAGCAAGCTGCAGAACAACGGCCACTAA
- the trpA gene encoding tryptophan synthase subunit alpha: MNESTASKSAAAIDKARAEGRAALVGYLPAGYPTVKESIEAGIALARNGADLIEIGIPYSDPVMDGPVIQAATTEAISNGFRVADVFEVVAGITAVTDAAVLVMTYWNPVMRMGVDEFSRRLAEAGGAGLITPDLVPDEAAEWFEASDRYGLDRVFLVAPSSTPERLDMTVKASRGFVYAVSIMGVTGARTSVSSAAEEVVARAHAAGADRVCVGLGVSSPDHVREIAAYADGVIVGTALVAALRDGGVDAVGQLTKNLSAGLGRAAAEA; encoded by the coding sequence ATGAACGAATCAACAGCCAGCAAGTCAGCTGCGGCCATTGACAAGGCCAGGGCCGAGGGCCGCGCCGCTTTGGTGGGTTACCTGCCCGCCGGCTACCCCACGGTCAAGGAAAGTATCGAGGCTGGCATCGCGCTTGCCCGGAACGGCGCCGATCTCATTGAGATCGGAATTCCGTACTCCGATCCCGTGATGGACGGTCCTGTCATCCAGGCGGCCACTACCGAAGCGATTTCGAACGGTTTCCGCGTAGCCGACGTCTTCGAAGTCGTTGCAGGGATTACCGCAGTTACGGATGCTGCCGTCCTGGTGATGACGTACTGGAACCCGGTCATGCGCATGGGCGTGGACGAGTTCTCGCGCCGTCTGGCAGAAGCCGGGGGAGCAGGTCTTATTACTCCCGACCTCGTCCCCGATGAGGCTGCAGAATGGTTCGAGGCCTCGGACAGGTACGGCTTGGACAGGGTGTTCCTCGTGGCCCCGTCGTCCACTCCTGAACGTCTGGACATGACGGTCAAGGCCAGCCGCGGTTTTGTCTACGCTGTTTCGATCATGGGTGTCACCGGAGCCCGCACCTCCGTCAGCAGCGCTGCCGAAGAGGTGGTGGCCCGTGCCCACGCAGCCGGTGCGGATCGGGTATGCGTAGGCCTGGGTGTCTCCAGTCCCGACCATGTACGGGAAATTGCTGCCTATGCCGACGGTGTCATTGTAGGCACCGCCCTGGTGGCAGCCCTCCGCGATGGCGGGGTGGACGCCGTCGGGCAACTCACCAAGAACCTCAGCGCCGGCTTGGGCCGCGCAGCTGCAGAAGCCTAG
- the trpC gene encoding indole-3-glycerol phosphate synthase TrpC codes for MTVLDDIIVGVKEDMEARRAQVSLEELKDRVAGAAPARDAWAALGGPASDRNDLKVIAEIKRRSPSKGDLASIADPASLAVQYADGGASVISVLTEQRRFGGWLADLDAVRAAVETPLLRKDFTVDEYQIWEARAHGADLILLIVAALTDAELVRFSALSHELGMSVLVETHTEEEIERAVAAGARIIGINVRNLKTLDVDRSVFGSLAGLIPAGAVVVAESGVRGADDVAHYAANGANAILVGEALVSDSTPRERITEFKAAGAAAIAVRN; via the coding sequence GTGACCGTTCTTGATGACATCATCGTTGGCGTCAAGGAGGACATGGAGGCCCGCCGGGCTCAAGTGTCCCTCGAGGAGCTAAAGGACCGCGTCGCCGGTGCTGCACCTGCACGGGATGCCTGGGCGGCCCTGGGCGGACCCGCATCCGACCGCAACGACCTCAAAGTCATCGCAGAGATCAAGCGCCGCAGTCCGTCGAAGGGCGACCTCGCTTCCATCGCAGACCCCGCATCGCTCGCAGTGCAGTACGCGGACGGCGGCGCCTCCGTCATCAGCGTCCTGACCGAACAGCGCCGCTTCGGCGGCTGGCTGGCCGACCTCGATGCCGTGCGTGCCGCCGTCGAAACGCCGTTGCTCCGCAAGGACTTCACAGTTGACGAGTACCAGATCTGGGAAGCCCGTGCCCACGGTGCCGACCTCATCCTGCTCATCGTCGCAGCGCTGACCGACGCCGAACTCGTCCGGTTCAGTGCCTTGAGCCATGAACTGGGCATGAGCGTGCTCGTGGAGACCCATACCGAAGAAGAGATCGAGCGGGCGGTTGCGGCCGGCGCCAGGATCATCGGCATCAACGTGCGCAATTTGAAGACGCTCGACGTCGACCGCTCGGTTTTCGGTTCGCTGGCCGGTTTGATTCCGGCCGGGGCAGTCGTGGTCGCGGAGTCTGGCGTCAGGGGTGCCGACGACGTCGCGCATTACGCAGCCAATGGCGCCAATGCCATCCTGGTGGGCGAAGCGCTGGTCAGCGATTCAACCCCGCGTGAACGAATTACCGAATTCAAGGCAGCAGGAGCTGCCGCCATCGCCGTCAGGAACTGA
- the lgt gene encoding prolipoprotein diacylglyceryl transferase, whose protein sequence is MQTVLHAAAMVPLSIPSPSWSGFDIPLPWGTLRIHAYALCILAGIIVGLWLTSARWKQRGAPEGSLWDIAIWAIPFGIIGGRLYHVFSSPDAYFGPGFDGTGDLSLIPQIQRGGLGIWGAVVLGVVGAWIGCRRAGVRLTAFLDAAAPGLLLAQAIGRLGNWFNQELFGAPTTLPWGLEIDPSNANFPPDMAAGTLFHPTFLYEMLWNLAGVALLLVLDKKFAFRWGRLFWLYAMYYTLGRVWIEALRIDDAEQITLFGITTRLNVWTSIFVFIAALVIFLLLARRGRPVPDTPYLPGREPEKEAIKDPATVTSVTSHDVDAPVSDSGSRDNLPDNQSDPGNVDGPRDASVKTVQDTTSTTEPSSDATAARKTSGSSPGADDTK, encoded by the coding sequence ATGCAGACGGTCCTCCACGCAGCGGCAATGGTCCCCTTGAGTATCCCGAGCCCATCCTGGTCCGGTTTCGACATTCCGCTGCCGTGGGGGACGTTGCGTATCCACGCCTACGCCTTGTGCATCCTGGCGGGCATCATTGTTGGCCTTTGGCTGACGTCTGCCCGGTGGAAGCAGCGCGGCGCGCCCGAAGGCAGCCTGTGGGACATCGCCATTTGGGCGATTCCATTCGGAATTATCGGCGGTCGCCTGTACCACGTCTTCTCTTCGCCCGATGCCTACTTTGGCCCGGGCTTCGACGGCACAGGCGACCTCTCGCTGATTCCCCAGATCCAGCGCGGCGGGCTGGGCATCTGGGGCGCGGTGGTCCTCGGCGTCGTGGGCGCATGGATCGGATGCCGCCGTGCCGGTGTCCGGCTGACGGCCTTCCTGGACGCCGCTGCACCTGGCCTGCTTCTTGCACAGGCCATCGGACGACTGGGGAACTGGTTCAACCAGGAACTTTTCGGCGCGCCCACCACGTTGCCATGGGGCCTGGAGATCGATCCTTCCAACGCGAACTTCCCGCCCGACATGGCCGCCGGAACCCTCTTCCACCCGACGTTCCTCTACGAGATGCTGTGGAACCTCGCCGGCGTAGCGCTCCTCCTGGTGCTGGACAAGAAATTCGCCTTCCGGTGGGGCCGGCTGTTCTGGCTCTACGCCATGTACTACACGCTGGGCCGCGTATGGATCGAAGCCCTCCGCATCGACGACGCCGAGCAGATCACCCTCTTCGGAATCACGACCCGGCTTAACGTGTGGACCAGCATCTTTGTCTTCATCGCGGCCTTGGTTATCTTCCTGCTGCTCGCCCGGCGCGGCCGACCAGTGCCGGACACTCCTTATCTGCCAGGGCGCGAGCCGGAAAAAGAGGCCATCAAGGACCCCGCTACGGTGACGAGCGTCACCAGTCATGATGTGGACGCACCTGTCTCGGATAGTGGTTCGCGTGATAATCTCCCAGATAACCAAAGTGATCCGGGCAACGTCGACGGGCCGCGGGATGCATCAGTGAAGACCGTCCAGGACACCACGTCCACAACGGAGCCGTCATCTGATGCCACCGCCGCCAGGAAAACATCCGGATCCTCGCCTGGGGCTGACGACACCAAGTAG
- a CDS encoding glutamate synthase subunit beta, which produces MADPRGFLKVRQRETQPRRPVPVRIMDWKEVYEAQEKGVLKSQAGRCMDCGVPFCHQGCPLGNLIPEWNDLVWRDKGEEAIERLHATNNFPEFTGRLCPAPCEASCVLGINQPAVTIKQVEVSIIDQAFDNDWVQPLPPTRLTGKTVAVVGSGPAGLAVAQQLTRVGHTVAVYERDDKIGGLLRYGIPDFKMEKEQVDRRLEQMKAEGTRFRTGVAVGTDVTWEQLRRRYDAVVVATGATVPRDLPIPGRDLEGVHFAMDYLVPANRVVAGETPENHIDARGKHVVILGGGDTGADCIGTAHRHQAASVTTLAIGKQPPSERAAHQPWPTFPTLFEMASAHEEGGERTYLASTVEFVGENGKLTGVKVAETEFVDGKRLPKAGTERIIPADLVFLSLGFTGAEPAGITEQVSAEFDGRGNVARDGYYMTNTEGVFVAGDAGRGQSLIVWAIAEGRACAAAVDRFLMGSTILPAPVAPTDRAIAVL; this is translated from the coding sequence GTGGCTGATCCACGCGGATTTCTGAAAGTCCGGCAGCGCGAGACGCAGCCACGCCGTCCCGTTCCCGTCCGCATCATGGACTGGAAAGAAGTGTACGAAGCCCAGGAGAAGGGCGTCCTGAAGAGCCAGGCCGGGCGCTGCATGGACTGCGGTGTTCCCTTCTGCCACCAGGGCTGCCCGCTGGGCAACCTGATTCCGGAATGGAACGACCTCGTTTGGCGGGATAAGGGTGAGGAAGCGATTGAGCGCCTTCACGCCACGAACAACTTCCCGGAGTTCACCGGCCGGCTGTGTCCTGCACCCTGTGAAGCGTCCTGTGTGCTGGGCATCAACCAGCCTGCCGTGACCATCAAGCAGGTCGAGGTTTCCATCATCGACCAGGCGTTCGACAACGACTGGGTCCAGCCCCTTCCGCCGACGCGCCTCACCGGCAAGACGGTCGCCGTCGTCGGTTCCGGCCCCGCCGGCCTGGCCGTGGCGCAGCAGCTGACGCGTGTAGGCCACACCGTTGCCGTGTACGAACGCGACGACAAGATCGGTGGCCTGCTCCGGTACGGCATCCCCGACTTCAAAATGGAGAAGGAACAGGTCGACCGTCGCCTCGAGCAGATGAAGGCCGAAGGCACACGCTTCCGGACCGGCGTCGCCGTCGGAACGGATGTCACGTGGGAGCAGCTGCGCCGCCGTTACGACGCCGTCGTTGTCGCCACCGGGGCTACCGTCCCGCGCGACCTGCCGATCCCGGGCCGCGACCTTGAAGGCGTGCACTTCGCCATGGATTACCTCGTGCCGGCTAACCGCGTAGTGGCGGGGGAGACCCCGGAGAACCACATCGACGCCCGCGGCAAGCACGTTGTCATCCTCGGTGGTGGCGATACCGGTGCTGACTGCATCGGAACCGCCCACCGCCACCAGGCAGCGTCGGTGACGACGCTGGCGATCGGCAAGCAGCCGCCGTCGGAACGCGCAGCCCACCAGCCGTGGCCGACGTTCCCCACCTTGTTCGAGATGGCCAGCGCCCACGAAGAAGGCGGCGAGCGTACGTACCTTGCGTCCACCGTTGAGTTCGTTGGTGAAAATGGCAAGCTCACCGGCGTCAAGGTTGCCGAAACCGAGTTCGTGGACGGCAAGCGACTGCCCAAGGCAGGCACGGAGCGGATTATTCCGGCTGACCTGGTGTTCCTGAGCCTCGGCTTTACCGGTGCTGAGCCGGCAGGTATCACCGAGCAGGTCAGTGCAGAATTCGACGGTCGGGGCAACGTAGCCCGCGACGGCTACTACATGACAAATACCGAGGGAGTATTTGTTGCCGGCGATGCCGGACGTGGCCAGTCACTGATTGTGTGGGCCATTGCGGAAGGCCGTGCGTGCGCGGCCGCAGTGGACAGGTTCCTGATGGGAAGCACCATTCTCCCGGCACCGGTCGCCCCCACCGACCGGGCGATAGCGGTCTTATAG
- the trpB gene encoding tryptophan synthase subunit beta — translation MVDAPTAGSEENAADAFLQGGPSLRNASGPYFGSYGGRWMPESLIAALDEVQDTFEKAKADPDFIAELKDLNKNYSGRPSLLTEAKRFSAHAGGARIFLKREDLNHTGSHKINNVLGQALLAKRMGKTRVIAETGAGQHGVASATAAALLGLECVVYMGAEDCRRQALNVARMQLLGATVVPVTNGSQTLKDAINDALRDWVSNVEDTHYLLGTAAGAHPFPAMVRYFHEVIGEEARSQILEQTGKLPDAICACIGGGSNAIGLFHAFLDDASVKIYGFEAGGEGVETGRHAAAISLGRPGVLHGARSYLMQDEDGQTIESHSISAGLDYPSVGPEHSYLADIGRVTYEAVTDTEAMDAFSLLCRTEGIIPAIESSHALAGAIKIGHRLTEGKEDPSEVTIIVNLSGRGDKDVETAAAWFNMLDDEGHVKGTTLSTRKPKGPSERASEASADDNEDQN, via the coding sequence ATGGTCGACGCGCCAACAGCCGGCTCAGAAGAGAATGCGGCAGACGCATTCCTGCAAGGTGGCCCTTCGCTGCGCAACGCATCGGGACCCTACTTCGGCAGCTACGGCGGACGCTGGATGCCGGAGTCTCTCATTGCCGCCTTGGATGAAGTCCAGGACACCTTCGAAAAAGCCAAGGCCGACCCCGATTTCATCGCCGAGCTGAAGGACCTCAACAAGAACTACTCGGGCAGGCCTTCGCTGTTGACTGAGGCCAAGCGCTTCTCGGCGCATGCCGGTGGCGCCCGCATCTTCCTCAAGCGTGAGGACCTCAACCACACCGGTTCCCACAAGATCAACAACGTCCTGGGCCAGGCGCTCCTGGCGAAGCGGATGGGCAAGACCCGCGTCATTGCCGAAACCGGAGCCGGACAGCACGGCGTCGCAAGTGCCACGGCTGCAGCGCTGCTGGGACTTGAGTGCGTGGTCTACATGGGTGCCGAAGACTGCCGCCGCCAGGCACTCAACGTCGCCCGCATGCAGCTTCTTGGTGCCACAGTCGTGCCCGTGACCAACGGTTCGCAGACACTCAAGGACGCCATCAACGACGCCCTCCGCGATTGGGTCTCCAACGTCGAGGACACGCACTACCTCCTGGGTACTGCCGCCGGAGCGCACCCGTTCCCGGCCATGGTCCGCTACTTCCACGAGGTCATCGGCGAAGAGGCGCGCAGCCAGATCCTGGAGCAGACGGGCAAGCTTCCTGATGCCATCTGTGCGTGCATCGGTGGCGGTTCCAACGCCATCGGCTTGTTCCACGCATTCCTCGATGATGCTTCCGTGAAGATCTACGGCTTTGAAGCCGGTGGCGAGGGTGTGGAAACCGGCCGTCACGCTGCGGCCATCTCCCTTGGCCGGCCGGGTGTGCTGCACGGCGCCCGTTCCTACCTCATGCAGGACGAAGACGGCCAGACCATCGAGTCGCACTCCATCTCTGCAGGTCTTGACTACCCCAGCGTTGGCCCCGAGCACTCATACCTCGCCGACATCGGCCGGGTCACCTACGAGGCAGTCACGGACACCGAAGCCATGGACGCCTTCAGCCTGCTCTGCCGGACAGAGGGCATCATCCCCGCCATCGAGTCCTCGCATGCCCTGGCCGGTGCCATCAAGATCGGCCACCGCCTCACGGAAGGCAAGGAAGACCCCTCGGAAGTCACTATCATCGTGAACTTGTCCGGGCGAGGCGACAAGGACGTGGAAACCGCCGCCGCATGGTTCAACATGTTGGATGACGAGGGGCACGTCAAGGGGACCACCCTGTCCACCCGTAAGCCCAAGGGCCCTTCAGAGCGAGCCTCTGAAGCATCCGCGGATGACAACGAGGACCAGAACTGA
- the gltB gene encoding glutamate synthase large subunit — protein sequence MTHLHNPGWSENIEPQGAMSPFKRFAALPEAQGLYNPDKEKDACGLAIIATLRGEPGYDIVEAALTALRNLEHRGAVGADEGTGDGAGLLMQVPDEFFRAVTEFELPAPGQYVVGTAFLPAEAREAATAKAGIEALAADEGLTVLGWREVPVVADLVGAMARACMPYFSQPFFASANGEQLEHNELDSRAWRIRKRAQNKFGVYFPSLSSRTIVYKGMLTTAQLEPFYPDLSDKRFKTKLAIVHSRFSTNTFPSWPLAQPFRTIAHNGEINTVKGNRNWMRARQSQLASPLLGSVPEELYPICTPGASDSASFDEVAELLWLSGRPITHSIMMMIPEAWENHATMDPARRAFYEYHSLLMEPWDGPAAVSFTDGSLVGATLDRNGLRPGRYWITEDGLIIFASEVGVIEVEPSNVVKKGRVAPGKMFLVDTEAGRIIDDAEVKAEVAAANPWAEWLKDNLIDINELPEREHVLHTAASVNIRQRTFGYTTEELKILLGPMARTGAEPLGAMGSDTPVAVLSKRPRLLFDYFVQSFAQVTNPPLDAIREELVTSLKCAIGPNGNLLDGKQVRQPQISLPFPVINNDQLAKIANIESPDGDRIAMKVRGLYRPEGGEAALRARLTEICEQVSGAINRGVQYVVLSDRDSNAQWAPIPSLLLVSAVHHHLLRSANRTKTALVVEAGDVRETHHVAVLIGYGASAVNPYLAMESVEQLISNGDVTGVTPEDGVYNLIKGLGKGVLKIMSKMGISTVASYTGAQTFEALGLSQELVDEFFSGTHSQLGGVGLDVIAAEVSARHQMAYPEGGIEHPHQPLLGGGEYQWRRDGEPHLFNPETVFRLQHATRERRYDIFKSYTKGVDDQSENLMTLRGLLKFKDGVRPPVPLEEVESVSSIVKRFSTGAMSYGSISKEAHETLAIAMNRLGAKSNTGEGGEDVDRLLDPERRSAIKQIASGRFGVTSLYLTNADDIQIKMAQGAKPGEGGQLMAQKVYPWVARTRHSTPGVGLISPPPHHDIYSIEDLAQLIYDAKRANPSARVHVKLVSEVGIGTVASGVTKAKADVVLVSGHDGGTGASPLNSLKHAGVPWELGLAETQQTLMLNGLRDRVVVQVDGQLKTGRDVVIAALLGGEEYGFATAPLVVSGCIMMRVCHLDTCPVGVATQNPELRSRFNGKPEFVVNFFEFLAEEVREILAGLGFRSLEEAIGHAEMLDTREAIDHWKAEGLDLDPILHGLEFDDDVPLRNMTGQNHELDKHFDQRLITMAQEALSDRMPVKITLDVINTDRSVGTMLGHVVTKTFGTDVLATDTIDITLNGTAGQSLGAFLPAGITLRMFGDSNDYVGKGLSGGRIIVRPDRTNVFQAERNVIAGNVIGYGATSGEMFLRGQVGERFLVRNSGATAVVEGIGDHGCEYMTGGQTLIIGRTGRNFGAGMSGGTAYVLDLQPERVNKLALDTGELQLLELDAEDRDIVHGLLTKHVEETESVLAGRLLENFDDTAARITKVLPRDYAAVLQTRLDAIEEGLDPDGEEVWSRILEVTGG from the coding sequence ATGACCCATCTTCATAACCCCGGTTGGTCCGAAAATATCGAACCGCAGGGTGCCATGTCTCCGTTCAAGCGTTTTGCTGCGCTCCCGGAGGCCCAGGGTCTTTACAACCCTGATAAGGAGAAGGACGCCTGCGGCCTGGCTATCATTGCCACGCTCCGCGGGGAACCGGGATACGACATCGTGGAAGCGGCACTGACCGCCCTCCGCAATCTCGAACACCGCGGCGCCGTGGGCGCCGACGAAGGAACCGGCGACGGAGCGGGCCTGCTGATGCAGGTCCCCGACGAGTTCTTCCGCGCCGTCACCGAATTTGAACTGCCGGCACCCGGACAGTACGTGGTGGGTACCGCGTTCCTTCCGGCTGAAGCCCGCGAAGCTGCGACAGCGAAAGCCGGCATCGAGGCACTTGCCGCCGACGAAGGCCTTACAGTCCTCGGCTGGCGTGAGGTTCCTGTGGTCGCGGACCTCGTGGGAGCCATGGCACGGGCATGCATGCCCTACTTCTCCCAGCCGTTCTTCGCCTCTGCCAACGGTGAGCAGCTTGAGCACAACGAGCTGGACTCCCGCGCCTGGCGGATCCGCAAGCGCGCCCAGAACAAGTTTGGCGTGTACTTCCCCTCGCTGTCCTCGCGCACCATCGTGTACAAGGGCATGCTGACCACGGCCCAGCTGGAGCCGTTCTACCCCGATCTTTCGGACAAGCGCTTCAAGACCAAGCTGGCCATTGTCCACTCGCGCTTCTCCACCAACACGTTCCCGTCCTGGCCGCTGGCACAGCCGTTCCGCACTATCGCGCACAACGGTGAGATCAACACGGTCAAGGGCAACCGGAACTGGATGCGTGCCCGCCAGTCGCAGCTGGCCAGCCCCTTGCTGGGTTCGGTCCCGGAAGAGCTGTACCCGATCTGCACCCCGGGTGCCTCTGACTCCGCCTCCTTCGACGAGGTAGCCGAGCTGCTGTGGCTCTCAGGGCGCCCCATCACACACTCCATCATGATGATGATCCCGGAGGCGTGGGAAAACCACGCCACCATGGATCCGGCACGCCGTGCCTTCTACGAGTACCACTCCCTCCTCATGGAGCCGTGGGATGGTCCCGCTGCCGTGTCCTTCACCGACGGAAGCCTCGTTGGCGCCACGCTGGACCGCAACGGCCTGCGCCCGGGACGCTACTGGATCACCGAAGACGGCCTGATCATCTTCGCCTCCGAAGTTGGCGTTATCGAGGTCGAGCCCTCCAACGTGGTCAAGAAGGGTCGCGTTGCTCCCGGCAAGATGTTCCTGGTGGACACCGAAGCCGGCCGCATCATTGACGACGCCGAGGTCAAGGCCGAGGTAGCTGCTGCCAACCCCTGGGCCGAGTGGCTCAAGGACAACCTGATCGACATCAACGAGCTTCCCGAGCGTGAGCACGTGCTCCACACGGCAGCATCGGTGAACATCCGCCAGCGTACCTTCGGCTACACCACTGAAGAGTTGAAGATCCTGCTTGGACCGATGGCCCGCACCGGTGCCGAGCCCCTGGGCGCCATGGGTTCGGACACTCCGGTAGCTGTGCTGTCAAAGCGTCCGCGTCTGCTGTTCGACTACTTTGTGCAGTCCTTCGCCCAGGTCACCAACCCGCCGCTGGATGCCATCCGCGAAGAATTGGTGACTTCCCTGAAGTGCGCCATCGGTCCCAACGGCAACCTCCTGGACGGCAAGCAAGTCCGCCAACCGCAGATCTCGCTGCCGTTCCCCGTGATCAATAACGACCAGCTCGCCAAGATCGCGAACATTGAAAGCCCCGACGGCGACCGCATCGCCATGAAGGTCCGCGGACTTTACCGCCCCGAGGGTGGGGAAGCGGCTCTCCGTGCCCGCCTGACGGAGATCTGCGAGCAGGTATCCGGTGCCATCAACCGTGGCGTCCAGTACGTGGTGCTGTCCGACCGCGACTCGAACGCCCAGTGGGCACCGATCCCCTCGCTCCTGCTGGTCAGCGCGGTCCACCACCACCTGCTTCGCAGCGCCAACCGCACCAAGACCGCCCTGGTGGTCGAAGCCGGTGACGTCCGCGAGACGCACCACGTTGCCGTGCTCATCGGTTACGGTGCCTCCGCTGTCAACCCGTACTTGGCCATGGAATCGGTGGAACAGCTGATCTCCAACGGTGACGTGACGGGCGTGACCCCGGAAGACGGCGTCTACAACCTCATCAAGGGCCTGGGCAAGGGTGTCCTGAAGATCATGTCCAAGATGGGCATCTCCACTGTGGCTTCCTACACGGGTGCCCAGACCTTCGAAGCGCTGGGCTTGTCCCAGGAACTCGTGGACGAATTCTTCTCCGGCACACACTCCCAGCTCGGTGGCGTTGGCCTGGATGTCATCGCCGCGGAGGTTTCGGCACGCCACCAGATGGCGTACCCCGAAGGTGGCATCGAGCACCCGCACCAGCCGCTGCTCGGCGGCGGCGAGTACCAGTGGCGCCGCGACGGCGAACCGCACCTCTTCAACCCGGAGACAGTGTTCCGCCTGCAGCACGCTACCCGCGAACGCCGCTACGACATCTTCAAGTCCTACACCAAGGGCGTTGACGACCAGTCCGAGAACCTGATGACCCTGCGTGGGCTCCTCAAGTTCAAGGACGGCGTCCGTCCGCCTGTGCCGCTGGAAGAAGTGGAGTCCGTTTCCAGCATCGTGAAGCGTTTCTCCACTGGTGCGATGAGCTACGGCTCCATCTCCAAGGAAGCGCACGAGACACTGGCCATCGCCATGAACCGTCTGGGCGCCAAGTCCAACACGGGCGAAGGCGGCGAGGACGTGGACCGCCTGCTGGATCCGGAACGACGTTCTGCCATCAAGCAGATCGCTTCAGGCCGATTCGGTGTCACCAGCCTCTACCTCACCAACGCCGACGACATCCAGATTAAGATGGCACAGGGCGCCAAGCCCGGCGAAGGTGGACAGTTGATGGCGCAGAAGGTCTACCCCTGGGTAGCCCGGACCCGTCACTCCACTCCCGGCGTCGGGCTGATTTCCCCGCCCCCGCACCACGACATCTACTCGATCGAAGACCTCGCGCAGCTCATCTACGATGCCAAGCGCGCCAACCCTTCGGCCCGGGTGCACGTGAAGCTGGTTTCGGAAGTCGGGATCGGTACTGTGGCCTCCGGCGTCACGAAGGCCAAGGCCGACGTCGTGCTTGTTTCAGGTCACGACGGCGGTACCGGCGCCTCGCCGCTGAACTCGCTCAAGCACGCGGGCGTGCCGTGGGAACTCGGCCTGGCCGAGACACAGCAGACCCTCATGCTCAACGGCCTCCGCGACCGCGTGGTTGTACAGGTGGACGGTCAGCTCAAGACCGGCCGCGACGTCGTCATTGCTGCCCTGCTAGGTGGCGAGGAGTATGGTTTCGCGACTGCTCCGCTGGTGGTGTCCGGCTGCATCATGATGCGTGTCTGCCACCTGGACACCTGCCCGGTGGGTGTTGCCACGCAGAACCCTGAACTTCGGTCCCGGTTCAATGGCAAGCCCGAGTTCGTGGTCAACTTCTTTGAGTTCCTCGCTGAAGAAGTCCGTGAAATCCTTGCCGGGCTTGGCTTCCGCAGCCTCGAAGAGGCCATTGGCCACGCCGAGATGCTGGACACCCGCGAGGCAATCGACCACTGGAAGGCCGAAGGCCTGGACCTGGACCCGATCCTGCACGGTCTCGAGTTCGACGACGACGTGCCGCTGCGCAACATGACCGGCCAGAACCACGAGCTGGACAAGCACTTCGACCAGCGTCTGATCACCATGGCCCAGGAAGCTCTCAGCGACCGCATGCCTGTCAAGATCACCTTGGACGTCATCAACACGGACCGTTCCGTGGGCACGATGCTCGGCCACGTGGTGACCAAGACGTTCGGTACCGATGTACTGGCGACGGACACCATCGACATCACGCTCAATGGCACCGCGGGCCAGTCTCTGGGCGCTTTCCTGCCTGCCGGCATCACGCTGCGCATGTTCGGAGACTCCAACGACTACGTGGGCAAGGGACTTTCCGGTGGGCGCATCATCGTCCGCCCGGACCGTACCAACGTCTTCCAGGCGGAACGAAACGTCATCGCCGGCAACGTCATCGGCTACGGTGCGACCAGCGGCGAGATGTTCCTGCGCGGCCAGGTCGGCGAACGGTTCCTGGTCCGCAACTCCGGTGCCACCGCCGTCGTCGAAGGCATTGGCGACCACGGTTGTGAATACATGACCGGTGGCCAGACGCTGATCATCGGCCGTACCGGCCGCAACTTCGGCGCCGGCATGTCCGGTGGTACCGCCTACGTGCTGGACCTGCAGCCTGAGCGCGTCAACAAGCTCGCCCTGGACACGGGTGAACTCCAGCTCCTGGAGCTCGACGCTGAGGATCGTGACATTGTCCACGGCCTGCTCACCAAGCACGTTGAGGAAACCGAATCCGTCCTGGCCGGCCGTCTGCTCGAAAACTTCGACGACACTGCCGCCCGCATCACCAAAGTACTGCCGCGCGATTACGCCGCAGTCCTGCAAACCCGTCTCGACGCCATCGAAGAGGGCCTGGACCCTGATGGCGAAGAAGTATGGTCTCGAATCCTGGAGGTAACCGGTGGCTGA